In Streptomyces canus, one DNA window encodes the following:
- a CDS encoding class I SAM-dependent methyltransferase: MTDTGEEPAAADHTAVRVALWRALHVRADPPPHVLEDEVGLRLADPDDGWRDRPDMDVDATRRTRASIVARARFVEDLVVEAVGRGVDQYVVLGAGLDTFAQRRPEVAASSGLRVFEVDRPGPQAWKRRRLMDLGLGVPEWLRLVPVDFEGDWWGRLVEAGLDPARPAVVASTGVTMYLTREAVAATFRLVAGLAPGSTLVTTFLRPVEDVEPEQRPQLEAAVAGARAAGTPFLSFFQPSEILALARESGFHEARHMPAEELDRRYFEGRTDGVRPSRGEELMLAHVTAASDASLRP; the protein is encoded by the coding sequence GTGACGGACACCGGGGAGGAACCGGCCGCGGCGGACCACACGGCCGTACGGGTCGCCCTCTGGCGGGCCCTGCACGTCCGCGCGGATCCGCCGCCGCATGTCCTGGAGGACGAGGTCGGGCTGCGGCTCGCGGACCCGGACGACGGCTGGCGCGACCGCCCCGACATGGACGTGGACGCCACACGCCGCACCCGCGCGTCGATCGTGGCCCGGGCCCGGTTCGTCGAGGACCTGGTGGTCGAGGCGGTCGGGCGAGGGGTGGACCAGTACGTCGTCCTCGGCGCCGGCCTCGACACGTTCGCTCAGCGCAGGCCCGAGGTCGCCGCGTCGAGCGGACTGCGGGTCTTCGAGGTCGACCGGCCCGGCCCGCAGGCCTGGAAGCGGCGGCGGCTCATGGACCTCGGGCTCGGCGTCCCCGAGTGGCTGCGGCTGGTGCCGGTCGACTTCGAGGGGGACTGGTGGGGGCGGCTCGTCGAGGCGGGGCTCGATCCCGCGCGGCCCGCGGTGGTGGCCTCCACGGGCGTCACCATGTACCTCACCCGGGAGGCGGTCGCGGCCACGTTCCGCCTGGTCGCCGGACTCGCCCCGGGGTCCACGCTGGTCACGACCTTCCTGCGGCCGGTGGAGGACGTCGAGCCGGAGCAGCGACCACAGCTCGAGGCCGCCGTCGCGGGCGCGCGGGCCGCGGGGACGCCGTTCCTGAGCTTCTTCCAGCCGTCCGAGATCCTGGCCCTGGCCCGCGAGTCCGGCTTCCACGAGGCCCGGCACATGCCGGCGGAGGAGCTGGACCGGCGCTACTTCGAGGGGCGGACGGACGGGGTGCGGCCGTCGAGGGGGGAGGAGCTGATGCTGGCGCACGTCACGGCGGCATCTGATGCCTCCCTGAGGCCGTAG
- a CDS encoding VOC family protein — translation MIQGLGIATVWTFDQQRTKAFFTEKLDFEVRSEVSMGEMTWVTVSAKEQQGLELALMSLDGPGLDPESAEALKKLVGKGVMGAGAFRTDDCRGDYETFRARGVEFIQEPQERPYGIEAIFRDDSGNWYSLTQRREELDFSKDWA, via the coding sequence ATGATCCAGGGACTGGGCATCGCCACCGTATGGACCTTCGACCAGCAACGCACGAAGGCCTTCTTCACCGAGAAGCTCGACTTCGAGGTGCGCAGCGAGGTCTCGATGGGCGAGATGACATGGGTCACCGTCAGTGCCAAGGAGCAGCAGGGCCTGGAGCTGGCGCTGATGAGCCTCGACGGCCCCGGTCTGGACCCCGAGTCCGCCGAGGCGCTCAAGAAGCTCGTCGGCAAGGGCGTGATGGGCGCCGGAGCGTTCCGTACGGACGACTGCCGCGGTGACTACGAGACGTTCCGGGCGCGCGGGGTGGAGTTCATCCAGGAACCGCAGGAGCGGCCGTACGGCATCGAGGCGATCTTCCGCGACGACAGCGGCAACTGGTACTCGCTGACCCAGCGCCGCGAGGAGCTCGACTTCTCGAAGGACTGGGCGTGA
- a CDS encoding helix-turn-helix transcriptional regulator, which produces MDKVRQIRLAKDAMDRDWADPDLDLDAVAAHAGYSRYHFLRAFKEAYGETPGHYLTHRRIERAEEMLRGADLSVTEICHLVGFSSLGTFSARFKARTGLTPSEYRTQHVGRGASLIPGCYAMLWAGGFPTARTVKRTATLKKRPGPGPAYGDGEEPPQDRRAEP; this is translated from the coding sequence ATGGACAAGGTGCGGCAGATCCGGCTCGCCAAGGACGCCATGGACCGCGACTGGGCCGATCCGGACCTGGACCTGGACGCCGTCGCGGCGCATGCCGGGTACTCGCGCTATCACTTCCTGCGGGCCTTCAAGGAGGCCTACGGCGAGACGCCCGGGCACTACCTCACGCACCGGCGGATCGAGCGGGCCGAGGAGATGCTGAGGGGGGCCGATCTCAGCGTGACCGAGATCTGCCACCTGGTCGGCTTCAGCAGCCTCGGCACCTTCTCCGCCCGCTTCAAGGCGCGGACCGGGCTCACCCCGAGCGAGTACCGCACCCAGCACGTGGGCCGCGGCGCCTCCCTGATCCCCGGGTGCTACGCCATGCTCTGGGCCGGCGGATTCCCCACCGCGAGAACGGTGAAGAGGACCGCAACTTTGAAGAAGCGGCCCGGCCCCGGCCCTGCCTACGGTGACGGAGAGGAACCCCCGCAGGACAGGAGAGCAGAGCCATGA
- a CDS encoding MDR family MFS transporter, which translates to MADTQTVETEPEKKQRSVRVVLLALMITMMLAMLDNMIVGTAMPTIVGELGGLEHLSWVVTAYTLATAAATPLWGKLGDMYGRKGVFMTSIVLFLIGSALSGMAQDMGQLIGFRAVQGLGAGGLMVGVMAIIGDLIPPRERGKYQGMMAGVMALAMIGGPLVGGTITDNWGWRWSFYINLPLGVVALGLISVVLHLPAKRAQARIDYLGAALLTVGITSIVLVTTWGGTEYAWTSARIMELIGIGVAALVGFVFWQTKAAEPVVPLHIFRSRNFTLMSIIGFITGFVMFGATLFLPLYQQSVQGASATNSGLLLLPMLGAMLVTSMVAGRVTTNSGRYYVFPVLGSVLMVIGLYLLSTMDTGTSRFTSGVLMAVVGLGMGCLMQITMLVAQNSVEMKDMGVASSSTTLFRTLGSSFGVAVMGALFNHRVQDTMAERGGALGSKVTEQSAQLDAKSLEKLPDAVREAYQYAVSAGTHSAFLLGSIVAVVALVAAVFVKEVPLQGAGPQKSADDAAPAPLVEV; encoded by the coding sequence ATGGCGGACACACAGACGGTCGAGACGGAACCGGAAAAGAAACAGCGCAGCGTGCGGGTCGTCCTGCTCGCGCTGATGATCACCATGATGCTCGCGATGCTGGACAACATGATCGTGGGCACCGCGATGCCGACGATCGTGGGCGAGCTCGGCGGGCTCGAACACCTCTCGTGGGTCGTGACGGCCTACACGCTGGCCACCGCGGCCGCCACCCCGCTCTGGGGCAAGCTCGGCGACATGTACGGCCGCAAGGGCGTCTTCATGACGTCGATCGTGCTCTTCCTGATCGGCTCCGCGCTCAGCGGTATGGCCCAGGACATGGGGCAGCTCATCGGTTTCCGGGCCGTGCAGGGCCTCGGCGCCGGCGGTCTGATGGTCGGCGTGATGGCGATCATCGGTGACCTGATCCCGCCCCGGGAGCGCGGCAAGTACCAGGGCATGATGGCCGGCGTCATGGCGCTCGCGATGATCGGCGGTCCGCTGGTCGGCGGCACCATCACCGACAACTGGGGCTGGCGCTGGTCCTTCTACATCAACCTGCCGCTCGGCGTGGTGGCGCTCGGCCTCATCAGCGTCGTACTGCACCTGCCGGCGAAGCGTGCGCAGGCGCGGATCGACTATCTCGGCGCCGCGCTGCTGACCGTCGGCATCACCTCCATCGTGCTCGTCACCACCTGGGGCGGCACGGAGTACGCCTGGACCTCCGCGCGGATCATGGAGCTGATCGGGATCGGTGTCGCCGCGCTCGTCGGGTTCGTGTTCTGGCAGACCAAGGCGGCCGAGCCGGTCGTGCCGCTGCACATCTTCCGCAGCCGCAACTTCACGCTGATGTCGATCATCGGCTTCATCACCGGATTCGTGATGTTCGGTGCCACCCTCTTCCTGCCGCTGTACCAGCAGTCCGTGCAGGGTGCCTCCGCCACCAACTCCGGGCTGCTGCTCCTGCCGATGCTCGGCGCGATGCTGGTGACCTCGATGGTCGCGGGACGGGTGACCACCAACAGCGGGCGGTACTACGTCTTCCCGGTCCTCGGCAGCGTCCTGATGGTCATCGGGCTGTACCTGCTGTCGACGATGGACACGGGGACCTCGCGGTTCACCTCCGGTGTCCTCATGGCCGTCGTCGGTCTCGGCATGGGCTGCCTGATGCAGATCACCATGCTCGTCGCGCAGAACAGCGTGGAGATGAAGGACATGGGCGTCGCGTCCTCGTCCACCACCCTGTTCCGTACCCTCGGTTCCTCCTTCGGTGTCGCCGTCATGGGCGCGCTGTTCAACCACCGGGTCCAGGACACCATGGCGGAGCGGGGCGGGGCGTTGGGTTCCAAGGTGACCGAGCAGTCCGCGCAGCTGGACGCGAAGAGCCTGGAGAAGTTGCCGGACGCGGTGCGCGAGGCGTACCAGTACGCGGTCTCCGCAGGCACGCACTCGGCGTTCCTGCTCGGATCGATCGTCGCCGTGGTCGCGCTGGTGGCGGCGGTGTTCGTCAAGGAGGTACCGCTGCAGGGCGCGGGACCGCAGAAGTCGGCGGACGACGCGGCGCCGGCTCCGCTGGTCGAGGTCTGA
- a CDS encoding TetR/AcrR family transcriptional regulator — protein sequence MGGTMDVTKQQRRGNTRQRIQDVALGLFAEQGYEKTSLREIAEHLDVTKAALYYHFKTKEEILVSIFDDLTQPILDLIEWGRRQPHTLETKQEIVRRYSEILSGAAPLFRFMQENQAAVRELRVGETFKERMQGLREIIIDPEADLTDQVRCVSAIFTMHAGMFFLQDITADPEAKRKAVLEVATDLVTQAHRGSANA from the coding sequence ATGGGCGGCACCATGGACGTCACGAAGCAGCAGCGCCGCGGCAACACGCGCCAGCGCATCCAGGACGTGGCCCTCGGACTCTTCGCGGAGCAGGGCTACGAGAAGACGTCCCTGCGGGAGATCGCCGAGCACCTGGATGTCACCAAGGCGGCGCTCTACTACCACTTCAAGACCAAGGAAGAGATCCTCGTCAGCATCTTCGACGATCTGACGCAGCCGATCCTCGACCTGATCGAGTGGGGCAGAAGACAGCCGCACACGCTGGAGACCAAGCAGGAGATCGTACGGCGCTACAGCGAGATCCTGTCCGGCGCGGCACCGCTGTTCCGCTTCATGCAGGAGAACCAGGCGGCGGTCCGCGAACTGCGCGTCGGCGAGACCTTCAAGGAACGCATGCAGGGGCTGCGCGAGATCATCATCGATCCGGAAGCGGACCTGACCGACCAGGTCCGCTGCGTCAGCGCGATCTTCACGATGCACGCCGGGATGTTCTTCCTCCAGGACATCACCGCCGACCCGGAGGCCAAGCGCAAGGCGGTCCTGGAGGTGGCGACGGACCTGGTCACCCAGGCCCACCGGGGCAGTGCGAACGCGTAG
- a CDS encoding M23 family metallopeptidase — protein MFQRVFNRSSRTSMLRTRVAVVAASVGTTVALGAGVASAASSSASWVDPVKKYTLSASYAQAGSMWHSTHSGQDFAVPSGTTVVAAHGGTVVKAGPRGAGDGSAYGNAIVIKHGKGKYSQYAHLSRIKVKVGQVVKTGQRIALSGNTGNSSGPHLHFEIRTTANYGSAIDPVAFLRAKGVKV, from the coding sequence ATGTTCCAGCGCGTCTTCAACCGCTCTTCCCGTACGTCCATGCTCCGCACCCGTGTTGCCGTCGTGGCCGCGTCCGTCGGGACGACGGTCGCGCTGGGGGCCGGAGTCGCCTCGGCCGCGTCCTCCTCGGCCTCCTGGGTCGACCCGGTGAAGAAGTACACGCTCAGCGCGAGCTACGCGCAGGCCGGGAGCATGTGGCACTCCACCCACAGCGGGCAGGACTTCGCCGTGCCGAGCGGTACGACCGTCGTCGCCGCGCACGGCGGGACCGTCGTCAAGGCGGGCCCGAGGGGTGCCGGTGACGGTTCCGCCTACGGCAACGCCATAGTGATCAAGCACGGCAAGGGGAAGTACTCGCAGTACGCCCACCTCTCCCGGATCAAGGTCAAGGTCGGCCAGGTCGTCAAGACCGGCCAGCGCATCGCCCTCTCCGGCAACACCGGCAATTCCAGCGGCCCGCACCTGCACTTCGAGATCCGCACGACCGCCAACTACGGCTCTGCGATAGACCCGGTCGCCTTCCTGCGGGCCAAGGGCGTCAAGGTCTGA
- a CDS encoding HAD family acid phosphatase: MTSRRPWAHRIAVSTVSAAALVALAAPAEAATTTTSASPTASAAAEDVDYATWQTDCQAVMGQALPYLKTRIAATKPGEKQAIVFDIDNTTLETDFGFSYPAPANKPVLDVAKYAQEHGVSLFFVTARPDIIASVTNYNLKHVGYQVSGLYVRNFIDLFKDVAAYKTAQRVDIENKGYTIIANIGNSATDLSGGHAEKTYKLPDYDGQLS, encoded by the coding sequence GTGACAAGCCGACGCCCCTGGGCGCACCGCATAGCCGTGAGCACCGTCTCCGCAGCCGCACTCGTCGCCCTGGCCGCCCCCGCCGAGGCCGCGACGACGACCACCAGCGCTTCCCCGACCGCGTCGGCCGCCGCCGAAGACGTCGACTACGCCACCTGGCAGACCGACTGCCAGGCCGTGATGGGCCAGGCCCTCCCCTACCTGAAGACACGTATCGCCGCCACCAAGCCGGGCGAGAAGCAGGCGATCGTCTTCGACATCGACAACACCACCCTGGAGACGGACTTCGGCTTCAGCTACCCCGCGCCGGCCAACAAGCCCGTCCTGGACGTCGCGAAGTACGCCCAGGAGCACGGCGTATCCCTGTTCTTCGTGACGGCCCGCCCCGACATCATCGCCTCGGTGACCAACTACAACCTCAAGCACGTCGGTTACCAGGTCAGCGGCCTCTACGTCCGCAACTTCATCGACCTCTTCAAGGACGTCGCCGCCTACAAGACCGCCCAGCGCGTCGACATCGAGAACAAGGGCTACACGATCATCGCGAACATCGGCAACAGCGCCACCGACCTGTCGGGCGGCCACGCCGAGAAGACCTACAAACTCCCGGACTACGACGGCCAGTTGTCCTGA
- a CDS encoding ATP-dependent Clp protease ATP-binding subunit, which produces MFERFTDRARRVVVLAQEEARMLNHNYIGTEHILLGLIHEGEGVAAKALESLGISLEAVRQQVEEIIGQGQQAPSGHIPFTPRAKKVLELSLREALQLGHNYIGTEHILLGLIREGEGVAAQVLVKLGADLNRVRQQVIQLLSGYQGKETATAGGPAEGTPSTSLVLDQFGRNLTQAARESKLDPVIGREKEIERVMQVLSRRTKNNPVLIGEPGVGKTAVVEGLAQAIVKGEVPETLKDKHLYTLDLGALVAGSRYRGDFEERLKKVLKEIRTRGDIILFIDELHTLVGAGAAEGAIDAASILKPMLARGELQTIGATTLDEYRKHLEKDAALERRFQPIQVAEPSLPHTIEILKGLRDRYEAHHRVSITDEALVQAATLADRYISDRFLPDKAIDLIDEAGSRMRIRRMTAPPDLREFDEKIAGVRRDKESAIDSQDFEKAASLRDKEKQLLAAKAKREKEWKAGDMDVVAEVDGELIAEVLATATGIPVFKLTEEESSRLLRMEDELHKRVIGQVDAVKALSKAIRRTRAGLKDPKRPGGSFIFAGPSGVGKTELSKALAEFLFGDEDALISLDMSEFSEKHTVSRLFGSPPGYVGYEEGGQLTEKVRRKPFSVVLFDEVEKAHPDIFNSLLQILEDGRLTDSQGRVVDFKNTVIIMTTNLGTRDISKGFNLGFAASGDKKTNYERMKNKVSDELKQHFRPEFLNRVDDVVVFPQLTQADILQIVDLMIGKVDERLKDRDMGIELSQSAKELLSTKGYDQVLGARPLRRTIQREIEDTLSEKILFGELRPGHIVVVDTEGEGETQTFTFRGEEKAALPDVPPIEQAAGGAGPNLSKEA; this is translated from the coding sequence ATGTTCGAGAGGTTCACCGACCGCGCGCGGCGGGTTGTCGTCCTGGCTCAGGAAGAAGCCCGGATGCTCAACCACAACTACATCGGCACCGAGCACATCCTCCTGGGCCTGATCCACGAGGGTGAGGGTGTCGCCGCCAAGGCCCTTGAGAGCCTCGGGATTTCGCTCGAGGCGGTCCGCCAGCAGGTGGAGGAGATCATCGGGCAGGGGCAGCAGGCCCCGTCCGGGCACATCCCCTTCACCCCCCGTGCCAAGAAGGTCCTGGAGCTGTCGCTCCGCGAGGCCCTTCAGCTGGGCCACAACTACATCGGCACGGAGCACATCCTGCTCGGCCTGATCCGTGAGGGCGAGGGCGTCGCCGCCCAGGTCCTGGTCAAGCTGGGCGCTGATCTCAACCGGGTGCGGCAGCAGGTCATCCAGCTGCTCTCCGGTTACCAGGGCAAGGAGACCGCCACCGCCGGCGGGCCTGCCGAGGGCACCCCCTCGACGTCCCTGGTCCTCGACCAGTTCGGCCGGAACCTCACCCAGGCCGCTCGTGAGTCCAAGCTCGACCCGGTCATCGGGCGCGAGAAGGAGATCGAGCGGGTCATGCAGGTGCTGTCCCGCCGTACCAAGAACAACCCGGTCCTGATCGGTGAGCCCGGCGTCGGCAAGACCGCCGTCGTCGAGGGCCTCGCCCAGGCCATCGTCAAGGGCGAGGTGCCCGAGACGCTGAAGGACAAGCACCTCTACACGCTTGACCTCGGCGCGCTGGTCGCCGGCTCCCGCTACCGCGGTGACTTCGAGGAGCGCCTGAAGAAGGTGCTCAAGGAGATCCGTACCCGCGGCGACATCATCCTGTTCATCGACGAGCTGCACACGCTGGTCGGTGCGGGTGCCGCCGAGGGCGCCATCGACGCCGCTTCGATCCTGAAGCCGATGCTGGCCCGCGGTGAGCTCCAGACCATCGGTGCGACCACCCTGGACGAGTACCGCAAGCACCTGGAGAAGGACGCGGCCCTCGAGCGCCGCTTCCAGCCCATCCAGGTCGCGGAGCCGTCCCTGCCGCACACGATCGAGATCCTCAAGGGTCTGCGTGACCGGTACGAGGCGCACCACCGCGTCTCCATCACCGACGAGGCGCTGGTCCAGGCCGCCACCCTGGCCGACCGGTACATCTCGGACCGCTTCCTGCCGGACAAGGCGATCGACCTGATCGACGAGGCCGGTTCCCGGATGCGCATCCGCCGGATGACCGCGCCGCCGGACCTGCGCGAGTTCGACGAGAAGATCGCCGGCGTGCGCCGCGACAAGGAGTCCGCGATCGACTCGCAGGACTTCGAGAAGGCCGCCTCCCTCCGCGACAAGGAGAAGCAGCTCCTGGCCGCCAAGGCCAAGCGGGAGAAGGAGTGGAAGGCCGGCGACATGGACGTCGTCGCCGAGGTCGACGGCGAGCTGATCGCCGAGGTCCTCGCGACCGCCACCGGCATCCCGGTCTTCAAGCTGACCGAGGAGGAGTCCTCGCGTCTGCTGCGCATGGAGGACGAGCTCCACAAGCGGGTCATCGGCCAGGTCGACGCCGTCAAGGCGCTGTCGAAGGCGATCCGTCGTACGCGTGCCGGTCTGAAGGACCCGAAGCGTCCCGGTGGTTCGTTCATCTTCGCCGGCCCGTCCGGTGTCGGTAAGACCGAGCTGTCCAAGGCGCTCGCCGAGTTCCTCTTCGGTGACGAGGACGCGCTGATCTCCCTCGACATGTCGGAGTTCAGCGAGAAGCACACGGTCTCGCGGCTCTTCGGTTCGCCCCCCGGCTACGTGGGCTACGAAGAGGGTGGCCAGCTGACGGAGAAGGTGCGGCGCAAGCCGTTCTCGGTGGTCCTCTTCGACGAGGTCGAGAAGGCCCACCCGGACATCTTCAACTCGCTGCTGCAGATCCTGGAGGACGGTCGCCTGACCGACTCCCAGGGCCGGGTCGTGGACTTCAAGAACACGGTCATCATCATGACGACCAACCTCGGCACCCGGGACATCTCCAAGGGCTTCAACCTGGGCTTCGCGGCCTCGGGCGACAAGAAGACCAACTACGAGCGCATGAAGAACAAGGTCTCGGACGAGCTCAAGCAGCACTTCCGGCCCGAGTTCCTCAACCGCGTCGACGACGTGGTCGTCTTCCCGCAGCTGACCCAGGCCGACATCCTCCAGATCGTCGACCTGATGATCGGCAAGGTGGACGAGCGCCTCAAGGACCGGGACATGGGCATCGAGCTCTCCCAGTCCGCCAAGGAGCTGCTGTCCACGAAGGGGTACGACCAGGTGCTGGGTGCGCGACCGCTGCGTCGCACGATCCAGCGCGAGATCGAGGACACGCTCTCGGAGAAGATCCTCTTCGGCGAGCTGCGTCCCGGTCACATCGTGGTCGTCGACACGGAGGGCGAGGGCGAGACCCAGACCTTCACCTTCCGCGGTGAGGAGAAGGCGGCGCTGCCCGACGTCCCGCCGATCGAGCAGGCGGCCGGCGGTGCCGGTCCGAACCTGAGCAAGGAGGCGTAA
- a CDS encoding SCO3374 family protein: protein MSGILPSLTTDLTAVPLPRRPLDLAAFGDDPVRRWYENELGWPAVPASTAESPLRLRLGLRFDILDVPAEAGRVALRHLTGTSPVAMRGDRMEILVAAGSTEELPGLLDWLEWGALALDLRAIGTGGVMRAPRPPEPAVSGLGEVPSGRPAGPGEDESLALPARPEAGALQGAAIWLRPPEPGCEVEASLPTLSALGGDGDAPDLVRVVNTVATHCHRLRLRLRRTRP, encoded by the coding sequence ATGTCCGGCATCCTCCCCTCTCTCACGACGGATCTCACCGCGGTCCCGCTCCCCCGTCGGCCGCTCGACCTGGCCGCCTTCGGCGACGATCCGGTCCGCCGCTGGTACGAGAACGAACTGGGCTGGCCCGCGGTGCCCGCGAGCACCGCGGAATCTCCCCTACGACTGCGTCTGGGGCTGCGCTTCGACATCCTGGACGTTCCGGCCGAGGCCGGCCGCGTGGCCCTGCGCCATCTCACCGGGACCTCTCCGGTGGCGATGCGGGGTGACCGCATGGAAATCCTGGTGGCCGCGGGCAGCACGGAGGAGCTGCCCGGCCTGCTGGACTGGCTGGAGTGGGGCGCCCTGGCGCTCGACCTGCGGGCGATCGGCACGGGCGGCGTGATGCGGGCACCGCGTCCGCCGGAGCCCGCGGTGAGCGGGCTCGGGGAGGTGCCGTCGGGGCGGCCTGCGGGGCCCGGCGAAGACGAATCCCTCGCCCTGCCGGCACGTCCGGAAGCGGGTGCCCTGCAGGGGGCCGCCATATGGCTGCGGCCCCCCGAGCCTGGGTGCGAGGTCGAGGCCTCGCTGCCGACGTTGTCGGCGCTGGGGGGCGATGGGGACGCCCCCGATCTCGTACGCGTCGTGAACACGGTGGCGACGCACTGCCACCGGTTGCGGCTGCGGCTTCGGCGCACTCGGCCATAA
- a CDS encoding histone-like nucleoid-structuring protein Lsr2: MAQKVQVLLVDDIDGGEADETVTFALDGKTYEIDLTTANADKLRGLLDPYVKGGRRTGGRAAGGRGKARATSGGSQDTAQIRAWAKENGYEVNDRGRVPASIREAYEKANA, encoded by the coding sequence GTGGCACAGAAGGTTCAGGTCCTTCTTGTCGATGACATCGACGGCGGCGAGGCGGATGAGACCGTCACGTTCGCGTTGGACGGCAAGACGTACGAGATCGATCTCACGACCGCCAATGCGGACAAGCTCCGTGGCCTTCTCGACCCTTACGTGAAGGGCGGTCGCCGTACCGGAGGCCGAGCCGCGGGCGGGCGCGGAAAGGCGCGGGCCACTTCCGGTGGCAGTCAGGACACCGCTCAGATCCGTGCCTGGGCGAAGGAGAACGGTTACGAGGTCAATGACCGCGGCCGAGTTCCGGCGAGCATTCGCGAGGCTTACGAGAAGGCCAACGCCTGA
- a CDS encoding amino-acid N-acetyltransferase, whose amino-acid sequence MSAKSPSAENPEVTAKAITVRRARTSDVAGIRRLLDSYVHDRILLDKATVTLYEDIQEFWVAERDDNAELVGFGALHVMWEDLAEVRTLAVKPGLKGAGVGHQLLEKLLQTARWLGVRRVFCLTFEVDFFGKHGFVEIGETPVDTDVYAELLRSYDEGVAEFLGLERVKPNTLGNSRMLLHL is encoded by the coding sequence ATGTCCGCGAAGAGTCCCTCCGCCGAGAACCCCGAAGTCACCGCAAAAGCCATCACCGTCCGGCGGGCCCGTACCAGCGATGTCGCCGGCATCCGTCGGCTCCTCGACTCCTACGTCCACGACCGCATCCTGCTCGACAAAGCGACCGTGACGCTTTACGAGGACATCCAGGAGTTCTGGGTCGCCGAGCGCGACGACAACGCCGAGCTGGTCGGCTTCGGCGCCCTGCATGTGATGTGGGAAGACCTCGCGGAAGTGCGCACTCTCGCCGTGAAGCCCGGACTGAAGGGTGCCGGGGTCGGCCATCAGTTGCTGGAGAAGTTGTTGCAGACGGCCCGCTGGCTCGGTGTCCGTCGCGTTTTCTGTCTCACCTTCGAAGTGGACTTCTTCGGCAAGCACGGCTTCGTCGAGATCGGTGAGACACCCGTTGACACCGATGTCTACGCGGAGCTACTGCGTTCCTATGACGAAGGCGTGGCGGAGTTCCTCGGTCTCGAACGAGTGAAACCGAACACCTTGGGCAACAGCCGGATGCTTCTGCATCTGTGA
- a CDS encoding BlaI/MecI/CopY family transcriptional regulator, with protein MGELEDAVMTRVWKWNRPVTVREVLEDLQQERSIAYTTVMTVLDNLHQKGWVRREAEGRAYRYEAVSTRAAYAAALMNDAWSQSDNPAAALVAFFGMMSEEQRLALQDAVRMVQGPPAENPDSASRGGGR; from the coding sequence TTGGGAGAACTCGAAGACGCGGTCATGACGCGGGTGTGGAAGTGGAACCGCCCGGTCACCGTTCGGGAAGTCCTGGAAGACCTTCAGCAGGAACGGTCCATCGCCTACACCACGGTGATGACCGTTTTGGACAATCTCCATCAGAAGGGCTGGGTGCGCCGTGAGGCGGAAGGCCGGGCCTATCGATATGAGGCGGTCTCCACACGGGCCGCCTACGCCGCCGCACTGATGAACGACGCCTGGTCCCAGAGTGACAACCCCGCCGCCGCTCTCGTCGCCTTCTTCGGCATGATGAGCGAGGAACAGCGACTGGCACTCCAGGACGCCGTACGGATGGTCCAGGGTCCGCCCGCGGAGAACCCCGACTCGGCATCGCGGGGCGGTGGGCGATAG
- a CDS encoding type III pantothenate kinase, producing the protein MLLTIDVGNTHTVLGLFDGEDIVEHWRISTDARRTADELAVLLQGLMGMHPLLGDELGDGIDGIAICATVPSVLHELREVTRRYYGDVPAVLVEPGVKTGVPILTDNPKEVGADRIINAVAAVELFGGPAIVVDFGTATTFDAVSARGEYVGGVIAPGIEISVEALGVKGAQLRKIEVARPRSVIGKNTVEAMQSGIVYGFAGQVDGVVSRMARELADDPDEVTVIATGGLAPMVLGESSVIDEHEPWLTLVGLRLVYERNVSRM; encoded by the coding sequence ATGCTCCTCACCATCGACGTAGGCAACACGCACACCGTCCTCGGGCTGTTCGACGGCGAGGACATCGTCGAGCACTGGCGGATCTCCACGGACGCGCGCCGGACGGCGGACGAGCTGGCCGTACTGCTGCAGGGCCTGATGGGCATGCATCCGCTCCTCGGCGACGAACTGGGTGACGGGATCGACGGCATCGCGATCTGCGCGACCGTCCCGTCCGTGCTGCACGAGCTGCGTGAGGTGACGCGGCGGTACTACGGCGACGTGCCGGCCGTGCTGGTCGAGCCCGGGGTGAAGACGGGGGTGCCGATCCTCACCGACAACCCCAAGGAGGTCGGGGCTGACCGGATCATCAACGCGGTGGCCGCCGTCGAGCTGTTCGGCGGACCGGCGATCGTCGTGGACTTCGGTACGGCGACGACGTTCGACGCGGTGTCCGCGCGCGGGGAGTACGTCGGCGGGGTCATCGCACCCGGTATCGAGATCTCCGTGGAGGCGCTCGGCGTGAAGGGCGCGCAGCTGCGGAAGATCGAGGTGGCCCGGCCTCGGAGTGTGATCGGCAAGAACACGGTCGAGGCGATGCAGTCCGGCATCGTGTACGGCTTCGCCGGGCAGGTCGACGGGGTCGTGAGCCGGATGGCCCGGGAGCTCGCGGACGATCCCGACGAGGTGACGGTGATCGCCACGGGTGGACTGGCGCCGATGGTGCTGGGGGAGTCGTCGGTGATCGACGAGCACGAGCCATGGTTGACGTTGGTGGGGTTGCGGCTGGTGTACGAGCGGAACGTGTCGCGGATGTGA